A segment of the Desulfonatronovibrio hydrogenovorans DSM 9292 genome:
GCTAAAACCGTGAACGCCCTTTTCCAGTGGACAATTATGGTGCCCTGACATTTCTGATGGGGATTCTTTTAAAAGTAAGCAGTAATTCCACCTAGCATCGAAGATCCACAATTATTTTTTGCAAGGACGGGCCTGAATGGAGCATACTGAACACCTGTTTCTGCTCGGCGGGGCAATGCTCCTGCTGTTCTTCTTTGCCAGCTATATCTTTCAGCGCCTCAAGCTTCCTTCTCTTCTGGCCTATATCTTTCTCGGCGTTGTCCTGGCCGGCCTTCTTTCAGATTCTGAACTGAATATTGTTGACCAGATTTCCAGGGTGGGCATCATCCTGCTCTTTTTTCTGCTGGGACTGCACTTTCCCCTGGCCAGGCTGATCAACATCTCCCGCAGGATCTGGAAAGTCGGAGTCATGGACATCGGGCTGAACTTCGGTGGAAGCTTTGTTATTGCCTGGCTTTTCGGCTTTGATCTCCTGGCAGCCCTGATCATCGGCGGAGTTGCATACGCCACCAGCTCTTCCATCACTGTCAAGATGCTCGAAGATACCGGGAGGATGAAGAGTCCGGAAGGGGAATTCAAACTGGCTCTGCTGATCTTTGAAGATCTGGCAGCACCGGTAATGGTCTCTTTTCTGGTGGGACTCAGCACCCATGGGGTCATCTCTGCCGGGGCCATAGGCATAATCTTCATCAAGGTGGTTCTGGTAACGGTCTTTTCCATCCTGATCGCCTACCACGGTTTTCGCAGCCCTCTGTGCCAATGAGAGTGAGACACCGACCATTTGAGAATTTAAGCAAGGGCGGTTAAGGTGGCTCACATGATGCACAAGAAGAATGAACATGATGTTTTCAAGTTAACCCCTGGCAGCTGCCAGGGCAGTCCCACCCCCTTCCGGAAGGGGGTGGGAAACGGGAACCAAAACGATCCTGAGGTGGTTCCCAAGAAAAAAAGACGTTATTACACCGCCAACTACAAGCTTCGCATCCTCCAGGAGGCTGATGAGTGTACCAGCCAAGGCCAATTCGGAGCCCTGCTGCGCAGAGAAGGTCTTTATCACTCAAACATCAAGAGGTGGCGGG
Coding sequences within it:
- a CDS encoding cation:proton antiporter, producing MEHTEHLFLLGGAMLLLFFFASYIFQRLKLPSLLAYIFLGVVLAGLLSDSELNIVDQISRVGIILLFFLLGLHFPLARLINISRRIWKVGVMDIGLNFGGSFVIAWLFGFDLLAALIIGGVAYATSSSITVKMLEDTGRMKSPEGEFKLALLIFEDLAAPVMVSFLVGLSTHGVISAGAIGIIFIKVVLVTVFSILIAYHGFRSPLCQ